A region from the Desulfuromonas sp. TF genome encodes:
- the rsxE gene encoding electron transport complex subunit RsxE gives MNMAREFSKGLLKENAVFRLLLGLCPTLAVTTSAENGLGMGLATTFVLLCSNIVVSLMRRLIPAKVRIPAFIVIIASFVTVVQLSMEAWVYDLYQALGIFIPLIVVNCLILGRAEAFASKKPALPSIADGAGMGLGFTLALFVLGAVREIFGSGSILGLSLFGGGYVPFLLMILPPGAFITLGFLLAGMNRLESQR, from the coding sequence ATGAACATGGCCAGGGAATTCAGCAAGGGACTCCTCAAGGAGAATGCCGTCTTTCGCCTGCTGCTCGGGCTGTGTCCGACGCTGGCGGTGACTACCAGCGCCGAGAACGGCTTGGGAATGGGGCTGGCCACTACCTTCGTGCTTCTGTGCTCCAACATCGTGGTGTCATTGATGCGCCGGCTGATTCCGGCCAAGGTGCGCATCCCAGCCTTCATCGTCATCATCGCCTCGTTCGTCACCGTGGTGCAACTCTCAATGGAGGCCTGGGTGTATGATCTGTACCAGGCCCTGGGTATTTTTATACCTCTGATCGTGGTCAACTGTCTGATCCTGGGTCGCGCCGAGGCCTTCGCCTCGAAAAAACCGGCCCTCCCGTCGATCGCCGACGGAGCCGGCATGGGCCTGGGCTTTACCCTGGCCCTGTTCGTCCTCGGAGCCGTGCGGGAGATTTTCGGCTCCGGCAGCATTCTGGGGCTCTCCCTCTTCGGCGGCGGGTACGTCCCTTTCCTGCTGATGATTCTGCCCCCCGGCGCATTTATCACTCTTGGCTTTCTCCTGGCCGGGATGAACCGTCTGGAGTCGCAGCGCTAG